The genomic stretch CCGGCCACGACATCATCCTCCTCGGCGAGCGCGGCCAGGCAAAGACCAGGCTCATCCGCTCGCTCGTGGAGTTGCTGGACGACCAGGTCCCGGTCATCGAGGGCTGCGAGATCAACGACCACCCGTACCGGCCGATCTGCGCCGCGTGCCGGGCCCTCGTGGCCAAGAAGGGCGACTTCACCCCGATCACGTGGATCGGCCCGGACCAGCGGTTCTCGGAGAAGCTGGCTACACCGGACACGTCGGTCGCCGACCTTATCGGCGACGTCGACCCCATCCGGGTCGCCGAAGGCCGCTACCTCTCCGACGAGCTGACGATCCACTACGGCCTGATCCCCCGCACCAACCGGGGAATCCTGTCGATCAACGAGCTCCCCGACCTCCCCGAGCGCATCCAGGTGGCCCTGCTAAATATCCTGGAGGAGCGGGACGTGCAGATCCGGGGGTTCAAGGTGCGCCTGCCCCTCGACCTGGTGCTGGTCGCCAGCGCCAACCCGGAGGACTACACCCACCGGGGCCGGATCATCTCGCCGCTCAAGGACCGCTTCGGCACCCAGGTCCGCACCCACTACCCGGAGGACACGGCCGACGAGATCGCCATCATGGACCAGGAGGCCGCTCCCCCGGACGTCGGCATCCCGGTCTACGTCCCGGTCTTCCTCAAAGAGGTGCTCGCGGAGTTCACGGCCCAACTCCGCCGCTCCCCGAAGATCAACCAGCGAAGCGGGGTGTCGGTGCGCTACTCGATCGGGAACCTGGAGACGCTGATGGCCGGCGCCCTCCGCCGGGCCGTCCTGTCGGGCGAGACGGTGGCGGTCCCCCGGCCGCTGGAGCTGTGGACCCTGCTCGACGCGTCGATGGGCCGCATCGAGTTCGACACCATGGAGGAGGGCCGGGAGCGCCGGATCCTTGAGGCCGCCATGCGGTCG from Actinomycetota bacterium encodes the following:
- a CDS encoding AAA family ATPase, which produces MVLPTNIADLRTSGYADRSVKQELSSNLARRLGAKQPMFRSIMGFSDSVLPTLQRGILAGHDIILLGERGQAKTRLIRSLVELLDDQVPVIEGCEINDHPYRPICAACRALVAKKGDFTPITWIGPDQRFSEKLATPDTSVADLIGDVDPIRVAEGRYLSDELTIHYGLIPRTNRGILSINELPDLPERIQVALLNILEERDVQIRGFKVRLPLDLVLVASANPEDYTHRGRIISPLKDRFGTQVRTHYPEDTADEIAIMDQEAAPPDVGIPVYVPVFLKEVLAEFTAQLRRSPKINQRSGVSVRYSIGNLETLMAGALRRAVLSGETVAVPRPLELWTLLDASMGRIEFDTMEEGRERRILEAAMRSAIAEVFRRRLGGQDFGPWIERFDSGMTVESSDEQPAEEFLAQFGKVPELQETLLRLGLTEESPAAAASAVEFALEGLHLARRLNKSGTGPRAWRFGG